A genomic region of Methylobacterium durans contains the following coding sequences:
- a CDS encoding Crp/Fnr family transcriptional regulator, which translates to MSEINEPAARSEQIPPGPFRRFRRLIGSAEVPASGPEQVSTMDQVTHWMRPGAGALFAGLDREQADALLDAASHRLFAEGATLFHQGDAPAQLFQVNYGLVKLSRVNPEGGQTTLRFTGPGDLVGCVAVFQQFPFPATATALKPTSVLCWGAGQIFDLLSRYPAVANNALRTVGDRAGKWSTGCRT; encoded by the coding sequence TTGAGCGAGATCAATGAGCCTGCAGCTCGTTCGGAACAGATCCCACCGGGGCCCTTCAGAAGATTTCGACGGCTGATCGGCTCGGCCGAAGTGCCTGCTTCGGGTCCTGAGCAAGTGAGCACGATGGATCAGGTGACGCATTGGATGAGGCCAGGGGCGGGTGCGCTATTCGCTGGCCTCGACCGCGAACAGGCCGACGCACTGCTGGACGCGGCCTCGCACCGACTGTTCGCGGAAGGAGCGACGCTCTTCCACCAAGGAGACGCTCCGGCCCAGCTCTTTCAAGTCAACTACGGCCTCGTCAAGCTCTCTCGGGTCAATCCGGAAGGAGGACAGACCACGCTCAGGTTCACGGGACCAGGCGATCTCGTCGGCTGCGTGGCGGTCTTCCAGCAATTCCCCTTTCCTGCGACCGCGACCGCTCTCAAACCGACCAGTGTACTCTGCTGGGGAGCCGGGCAGATTTTCGACCTCCTCAGCCGCTATCCCGCCGTTGCGAACAACGCCCTGCGCACTGTCGGTGACCGGGCCGGGAAATGGTCGACCGGGTGTCGGACATGA
- a CDS encoding Crp/Fnr family transcriptional regulator, with protein sequence MKDKCVEARIAGILLRLADQIGRACPAGVEVSFPVTRKDIAEMTGVTYFTVSRVLAAWRKRGLVQLGRTRIVIVEPQRLAQIAG encoded by the coding sequence ATGAAGGACAAGTGCGTCGAAGCGCGGATCGCCGGCATCCTCCTGCGCTTGGCCGACCAGATCGGACGCGCCTGTCCAGCCGGTGTGGAGGTGTCGTTTCCAGTCACACGCAAGGACATCGCCGAGATGACGGGCGTCACCTACTTCACGGTGAGCCGGGTGCTCGCAGCTTGGCGCAAGCGGGGCCTCGTGCAACTCGGACGGACCCGCATCGTCATCGTCGAGCCGCAGAGGCTTGCCCAGATCGCCGGCTGA
- a CDS encoding metal-sulfur cluster assembly factor — translation MRHEDLPSAPHAHHKSAGGLDPEVLDCLEKVQDPEVGISIVHLGLVYRAVRKAGRIEVDLTLTARTCPLGDLLVEEARTCLLRRFGGNCPILVSLVWDPVWTPDRITQSGLELLGRRPQHVS, via the coding sequence ATGCGGCACGAGGATTTGCCGAGTGCACCGCATGCGCATCACAAGTCGGCGGGCGGTCTCGATCCCGAGGTGCTTGATTGTCTTGAAAAGGTCCAAGATCCGGAGGTCGGCATTAGCATCGTCCATCTCGGCCTCGTCTACCGTGCCGTACGGAAGGCTGGACGAATTGAGGTCGATCTGACTCTCACCGCGCGAACCTGCCCCCTCGGCGATCTGCTCGTCGAAGAAGCTCGCACCTGCCTCTTACGGCGGTTTGGCGGAAACTGTCCGATCCTGGTCTCACTTGTCTGGGATCCAGTCTGGACACCGGATCGGATCACACAGAGCGGACTTGAACTCCTCGGACGCCGTCCACAACACGTGAGCTGA
- a CDS encoding NnrS family protein, translated as MAPVPRLRAYAGPSFLSYGFRPFFLFASIYAGVAIVLWLSIFVGELALPTLFVGRDWHVHEMLFGFLAAVVAGFLLTAIPNWTGRLPLQRGPLLVLVSAWAAGRVAVSVSAWTGWLPAAVVDLSFLFLLTAATAREIFAGRNWRNLKVLAVLVALLGGNALFHLEAHLWGTAEYGTRVGIAATLVLVMLIGGRIVPSFTRNWLAKTKPGRMPVPYGSFDRIAMASALPTLALWVCKPQSSITGAALLASGAIQAVQLARWAGDRTWGDRLVLVLHVAYAFVPLGFLLIGAASLGFVPAGAGIHAWTGGALGMMTLAVMSRASLGHTGRPLAATPTLQALYGLAGLSVVARICASLHPAWFAGLLPLAAVLWAAAFVGFAAAYWRVLTGPKIE; from the coding sequence ATGGCTCCTGTTCCGCGGCTGCGCGCCTACGCAGGCCCCTCGTTCCTCTCCTACGGCTTCCGGCCATTCTTCCTGTTCGCCTCGATCTATGCGGGCGTGGCAATCGTTCTGTGGCTTTCGATCTTCGTCGGGGAGCTCGCGCTGCCCACTCTGTTCGTCGGTCGGGATTGGCACGTCCACGAGATGCTCTTCGGCTTCCTGGCGGCCGTCGTGGCCGGGTTTCTGCTGACTGCCATCCCGAACTGGACAGGACGCCTACCGCTGCAGAGAGGTCCGCTTCTGGTCCTCGTGTCGGCCTGGGCGGCTGGCCGCGTCGCAGTGAGCGTTTCTGCATGGACCGGATGGCTGCCCGCTGCTGTCGTTGACCTGTCGTTCCTCTTCCTGCTGACCGCCGCCACTGCCCGCGAGATATTCGCCGGGCGGAACTGGCGCAATCTGAAGGTGCTTGCGGTGCTCGTCGCCCTGTTGGGTGGCAATGCACTGTTCCATCTCGAGGCTCATCTGTGGGGCACGGCGGAGTACGGCACGCGCGTCGGCATCGCGGCAACGCTCGTGCTCGTGATGCTCATCGGCGGGCGCATCGTCCCGAGCTTTACCCGCAATTGGCTAGCAAAGACGAAGCCGGGACGGATGCCGGTGCCGTACGGCTCTTTCGACCGGATAGCGATGGCGTCCGCGCTGCCCACTCTCGCGCTTTGGGTCTGCAAGCCGCAATCGTCGATCACGGGGGCGGCTCTTCTTGCATCTGGAGCGATCCAAGCGGTTCAGTTGGCGCGTTGGGCCGGAGACCGCACCTGGGGGGATCGCCTCGTCCTCGTCCTGCACGTGGCCTACGCGTTCGTGCCGCTCGGCTTCCTCCTGATCGGGGCCGCTTCGCTCGGGTTCGTGCCGGCAGGCGCGGGCATCCATGCCTGGACAGGCGGTGCGCTCGGAATGATGACGCTGGCGGTCATGTCTCGGGCAAGCCTCGGCCACACGGGACGACCGCTCGCCGCCACGCCGACGCTGCAGGCGCTGTACGGCTTGGCAGGCTTGTCGGTTGTCGCGCGGATCTGCGCCTCGCTGCATCCGGCTTGGTTCGCCGGACTGCTGCCACTGGCGGCGGTTCTTTGGGCCGCAGCCTTCGTCGGCTTCGCAGCTGCCTACTGGCGCGTGCTGACGGGGCCGAAAATCGAATGA